The following are encoded together in the Qingshengfaniella alkalisoli genome:
- a CDS encoding FadR/GntR family transcriptional regulator: MKVTKMDQSTPKTPAGRSGRPPLSDRVYAALKNRITRGDYGANEKLPAEKDLSGQFGVSRPVLRVALEQLREDGLIVSRQGAGNFVRVKRETALGYTPVETIADIQRSYEFRLTVEVDGAGLAAQRRNQEVLDEMHKALDLLADATGSRLHREDADFSFHLAIARASNNQYYTETLKALRDHIYVGMKMHGDALMSDGASALEQVLGEHRGIFEAIEAKNPERARSVMRDHIVHSRARLFGAGMLDLSM, translated from the coding sequence ATGAAGGTCACGAAGATGGATCAGTCCACGCCGAAAACGCCCGCAGGCCGCAGCGGTCGCCCGCCGCTGTCAGACAGGGTGTATGCCGCGCTCAAGAACCGCATCACGCGTGGCGACTACGGCGCGAATGAAAAACTGCCCGCGGAGAAGGACCTGTCGGGCCAGTTCGGCGTGTCGCGCCCGGTTTTGCGCGTGGCGCTGGAGCAATTGCGCGAAGACGGGTTGATCGTGTCGCGCCAGGGTGCGGGCAACTTCGTGCGGGTCAAGCGCGAAACCGCGCTGGGGTATACACCGGTCGAAACCATCGCCGATATCCAGCGGAGCTACGAGTTCCGGCTGACGGTCGAGGTGGACGGCGCGGGACTCGCGGCGCAGCGGCGCAACCAGGAGGTTCTGGACGAAATGCACAAGGCGCTCGACCTGTTGGCCGATGCCACAGGATCGCGCCTGCACCGGGAAGATGCGGATTTCTCCTTCCATCTCGCCATCGCGCGGGCCTCGAACAACCAGTACTATACCGAAACGCTGAAGGCGCTGCGCGACCACATCTATGTCGGCATGAAGATGCATGGTGATGCGCTGATGTCCGATGGTGCATCGGCGCTCGAGCAGGTGCTGGGTGAACACCGAGGCATTTTCGAAGCCATTGAGGCGAAGAACCCGGAGCGTGCGCGCAGCGTGATGCGGGATCATATCGTCCATTCGCGCGCGCGGCTGTTCGGGGCCGGAATGCTCGATCTTTCGATGTGA
- a CDS encoding four-carbon acid sugar kinase family protein — MALDTLILADDLTGALDSAVGFSGGGRSVIVARSPVAVPEALARAPNVLAINTSSREIRAEDAARRVGEALAHLDPAAVGRVLKKVDSRLKGNIMAEVEALERWFAPDRRVACPAIPGMGRRVTHGALEGSGVDQPIPVADCFVGRVEVPDVASDADLDEVVQGGTGRVLWIGARGLAFALARASGVAAPEVTRLQPSVMIANGSRDPVTRAQIATLGGRVTRLDAPDGIVPEGTAPHGRLVLSISDGGAGISGLEAAARFARGTAQLARQVKPAALLICGGESAQAVLDQFGLNSLQVSAELRPGLPVCEVQTDWGRVQVVTKSGGFGAPGLLAEILDETVMQR, encoded by the coding sequence ATGGCGCTCGATACGCTTATTCTGGCCGATGATCTTACCGGTGCACTGGACTCGGCGGTCGGATTCTCGGGCGGTGGCCGGTCCGTCATCGTCGCCCGCAGCCCGGTGGCGGTGCCCGAGGCGCTGGCCCGAGCGCCCAACGTGCTGGCCATCAATACGTCGAGTCGGGAAATCCGGGCAGAGGATGCGGCCCGCCGGGTTGGCGAGGCGCTGGCGCATCTCGATCCGGCGGCGGTGGGTAGGGTGTTGAAGAAGGTCGACAGCCGCCTCAAGGGCAATATCATGGCGGAAGTCGAGGCGCTGGAGCGCTGGTTCGCGCCTGACCGCCGCGTGGCCTGTCCGGCGATCCCCGGAATGGGGCGGCGGGTGACACACGGCGCGCTGGAAGGCAGCGGCGTCGACCAGCCGATTCCGGTGGCGGACTGCTTTGTTGGAAGGGTTGAGGTGCCCGATGTCGCCTCGGATGCCGATCTCGATGAGGTGGTGCAGGGCGGCACAGGCCGCGTCCTTTGGATCGGGGCGCGCGGTCTTGCCTTTGCCCTGGCCCGGGCCAGCGGTGTGGCCGCGCCCGAGGTAACGCGATTGCAACCGTCGGTGATGATTGCGAATGGCTCGCGCGATCCGGTGACACGGGCGCAGATTGCGACCCTGGGCGGGCGCGTGACACGCCTCGACGCCCCGGACGGCATTGTGCCCGAAGGCACCGCTCCGCATGGCCGGCTGGTCCTGTCGATTTCCGACGGCGGCGCAGGGATTTCCGGGTTGGAGGCCGCGGCCCGCTTTGCTCGCGGCACCGCGCAGCTGGCCAGGCAGGTCAAACCGGCGGCGCTTCTGATCTGCGGCGGTGAGAGCGCGCAGGCCGTGCTGGACCAGTTCGGTCTAAACAGTTTACAAGTGAGTGCCGAACTCAGGCCGGGCCTGCCGGTCTGCGAGGTGCAGACCGATTGGGGCAGGGTGCAGGTGGTCACCAAGTCGGGCGGCTTCGGCGCGCCGGGTCTTCTGGCGGAGATCCTGGACGAGACGGTGATGCAAAGATGA
- a CDS encoding dihydrodipicolinate synthase family protein, which yields MTDHKEAFVALVTCFNDDETVNYEATRAQVRRQVAAGNHIMCAGTNGDFSALTFDEKVQLCGEVVDEVAGRTRVIVNAGMPATFETIALAREFDRIGVDGIAVITPFFIACTQDGLIRHFTAVADAVDTPVYLYDIPARTQNHIEPETARTLAAHGNIAGIKDSGGAQDTLEAYMAIGRDVAGFDVYSGPDHLVHWALANGARGVISGLGNVMPEVLARIVACVNAGDEAGAAEAQATYTAFRTDLYKLGYPPALVKRALYLSDASVGLSRQPALLPDPQQDMHIKDIIRKYGLEGGA from the coding sequence ATGACAGATCACAAAGAAGCCTTCGTCGCCCTCGTCACCTGTTTCAACGATGACGAGACCGTCAATTACGAGGCCACGCGCGCCCAGGTTCGCCGCCAGGTCGCAGCCGGCAACCATATCATGTGCGCAGGCACGAACGGCGATTTTTCAGCGCTGACTTTCGACGAGAAGGTACAGCTCTGCGGCGAGGTGGTCGATGAGGTCGCCGGGCGCACCCGCGTCATCGTCAATGCCGGAATGCCCGCAACCTTCGAAACCATTGCGCTGGCCCGCGAATTCGACCGGATCGGCGTCGACGGGATCGCGGTCATCACGCCCTTCTTCATCGCCTGCACCCAGGACGGGCTGATCCGCCATTTCACCGCCGTTGCCGACGCCGTCGACACGCCGGTCTATCTCTACGACATTCCAGCCCGAACCCAGAACCATATCGAACCCGAGACGGCGCGCACCTTGGCTGCGCATGGCAATATCGCCGGGATCAAGGATTCCGGCGGCGCGCAGGACACGCTGGAGGCCTACATGGCGATAGGCCGCGATGTTGCCGGTTTCGATGTCTATTCAGGCCCCGACCACTTGGTGCATTGGGCACTCGCCAATGGTGCCCGTGGTGTGATTTCCGGCCTCGGCAACGTGATGCCCGAGGTGCTGGCCCGGATCGTCGCTTGCGTGAATGCCGGTGACGAGGCTGGCGCGGCAGAGGCCCAGGCAACCTATACCGCCTTCCGCACCGATCTTTACAAGCTGGGCTATCCCCCGGCGCTGGTCAAACGCGCGCTCTACCTCAGCGATGCCTCCGTCGGGCTGTCACGCCAACCCGCGCTGCTGCCCGATCCCCAGCAGGACATGCACATCAAAGACATTATTCGGAAATACGGACTTGAAGGTGGGGCGTAA